In Fusarium oxysporum f. sp. lycopersici 4287 chromosome 2, whole genome shotgun sequence, a genomic segment contains:
- a CDS encoding diazepam-binding inhibitor (GABA receptor modulator, acyl-CoA-binding protein), with product MSESFQKAVEDSKKLTSKPNTDDLLRLYGLYKVANGEDFSAASAPGMFDLKGKAKYNAWKKAAEEEKLTPEAAQAKYVELVEELKEKCGYDANKVPEAVGN from the exons ATGTCTGAATCTTTCCAGAAGGCCGTCGAGGACTCCAAGAAGCTTACCTCTAAGCCCAACACCGACGATCTTCTCAGGCTCTACG GACTCTACAAGGTCGCCAACGGCGAGGACTTCTCCGCTGCTAGCGCACCCGGCATGTTCGACCTCAAG GGCAAGGCCAAGTACAACGCctggaagaaggctgctgaggaggaaaagCTCACCCCCGAGGCCGCTCAGGCCAAGTACGTTGAGCTggttgaggagctcaaggagaaaTGCGGCTACGATGCCAACAAGGTTCCCGAGGCCGTTGGTAACTAA